Within the Salinibacterium sp. TMP30 genome, the region TAACGAGTAGCCAACACCGCGCACCGTGGTGATCACAACGCCCGACGTGTGCGGGTCGAGTTTTCGCCGCAGATAGCTGACGTACTGGTCAACAACGTTGGCATCAATGTGGGCGGTGGTTCCCCAGACTTCGTGCAGGATGTCGGCACGGGTGAGTGTTTCGCCGGTGCGGGCGCTGAGCATCCACAGCAGGGCGAACTCTTTGGAACTCATCGGCAGTGGTGCACCGGATGCCGTGGCTCGCACCGTTGCCGCGTCGAGCACCAGCTGGCCTATCTTTCGGCTGGCTTTGGGGGTGGACGAGTCGCGGCGCACAAGCGCACGAATCCGGGCGGCCAACTCGGCGAAAGCGAAGGGTTTGGTGAGGTAGTCGTCAGCGCCGGAGTCGAGGCCGAGCACCCGATCTTCTACGGCATCGCGTGCGGTGAGCAGCAGCACGGGAAGGGGGTTTCCCTGTTCGCGCAGGTGTCGGCAGATTTCGAAACCAGACATTTCGGGCAACATCACATCGATGGCGGCGGCGGAGAAATCATCGCTGGTCGCCGCAATGAGCGCATCCATGCCGTTCGTGACGAGCGTCACGGTGTAACCCTCACCCTCGAGACCCTGCTGAACGAGCGCACCCATCGCCGTGTCGTCTTCCACGACCAGGATCTTCGTCATGGGGGTCAGACTACGCCTGCCGTCGTGTGCGCTGAACGAATGCTGCACTGCACCGGGCTCACTTTCTGCGTCTTTCGTCCAAATGCTCCCCGAGCGACGACAATGGATGGATATCGCTCATCTTTGAAAGGTGCATACATGGAACTCTTCGCCACCGGCGGAATCGTCCTGCTCATCGGAATCGCGGTGGTCGTACTTGTTGTACTACTGCTCGTACTCCTCCTGATTGCTCGGGCATGGTTTAAGGTCGCTCGTGCTGACGAAGCTCTCGTCGTCTCCGGTCGTTCACAGAAAGACTCGACGGGGCGCGATTCGGCGGTCACTGTCATTGTCAACGGCAAAGCCCTGGTCAACCCGATCACACAGCGCCACGAGACAATTTCTCTTCGATCGCGTCAAGTTTCGATGACTGCCGAGGCGCAGTCGGCAGATAACGTCACGCTTCAGGTAGAGGCGGTCGCTATTGTCAAGATCGGATCTGACCCCATGCTGGTGCGCCGTGCCGCAGAGCGCTTCGCTTCGCAGGATAAAGCGATCGAGCAGTTCACGACAGAGCAGCTCGAGGGTGCCCTTCGTGGTGTCGTTGCAACCCTGTCGGTTGTTGAGCTCATGCGTGAGCGCAAGAAGTTCTCCGACCAGATCGCCACCGATGTTTCCACTGAGCTGTCGGAGCAGGGCCTCATCCTTGACTCCTTCCAGATCAAGGGCATCGGCGACAAGGTTGGTTACATCCAGTCGCTCGGAACCCCGCAGATTGAGTCGAAGCGTCGCGAGGCTGAGTTGGCAACCGCTGACGCTAACCGCGAAATCTCTAAGCGCAACATCACCGTCGCTGAAGCGAACCTGATCGAGCAGACTGCGCTCGACAAGAACACCGCAGACTCGAAGGCTGAAGTCGGTAAGGCAAACGCCGAAGCTGAGCAGGCTGAAGCGCTGGCTCGTGCCCGCGCAGAGCAGGGTGTTCTCCAGCAGCGCGCCGAAAACCGTCAGGCTGAGCTCGATGCTGACGTGAAGCGCTTGGCAGACGCCAACCTCTACAAGGCTCAGAAGGATGCTGACTCCGACGCGTACCGCCTCGTTAAGGGTGCGGAAGCTCAAGCGCAGATCGCGGCTGTCGAAGCTGAAGCTGTGCGCGTTCGTGCCGCCGCCGATGCGGATGCGGTTCGCCTCTCCGGTGAAGCTCGGGCGGCAAGCATTGAGGCAGAAGCCGCGGCTCTCGCTAAGCACCAAGATGCGCTTCTTGCGCAGCGTGCCCTCGAGTCGCTTCCTCTTGTCATGGAACAGTGGGCAAAGGGCTACGGTCAGATCGGGTCCGTCACCGTCATCGGTGGCAGCGGATCAAGTGCAGCAGACACCATCGGAAACGAGAGTGCTATCGCGCTGCGCAGCTCGTTCGAGTCGATCAAGGCAGCAACCGGGCTCGACCTCGCGTCGATCATTCAGGGTCGCGCCGTCGGCCAGGCTGTCGGCGAAGGCGCTCGCGGTGGTTCCGCAGAAAGCTCAGTGGATGCCAGCCTCGCGCACGTCGCTAACAGCGGCACCGAGGCAGCTCACACGCCCGCTCCCACGGCTGCCGACTCCGCTGCCCAAGAGAGCGACACAGCGAACTAGCACCGTCATGGTCGGGTGTCTCTGTTGATGCCCGACCATGAGCGCTAGTCGTTGTCGCTAACGAGCTCAGAACCCTCGGGGTAGTTCTCTACTTGAGGCTTGCGGGCGAGAAACACGATGCTGGCGATGAGTCCGCCCCACACGAGCACGGCAGCGACGACAAAGAATATGATGGCGATGCCGCTCATTTCTTGAGCTCCTTTAGTGCTTCGGCGCTAGGCCACGGGGTGAATTCGTCGGGGTCGTGCTTCCAGCGCAATGCCGTCATGCTGATGGCACCAATGAGGATTACGGCGATGGTGCCCCATCCGGCGACCGCGAGGTACCACAGCGGGTACCCCTCGTAGCCTTCGGTGACGAGCACAATGATGCGCTGGATGAGCATGTAGAGCAGAACGACCGGGGCGAGTACGCCGACGAGTAGCTGCCAGACGCGGCCCACCTTGAAGGTGGAGACGGCGTTGAGGTGCGCGGCAAGCTCCGGGCCCTTGCGGAACACCCAGATCACGAGGATCGTCGCGGCAATAGCGGCGACCACGATTCCGACGTTGTTTGCCCACTGGTCGACGGTGTCAAGGGTAATGAGTCCGGTCGTTGTCGAGAACAGCAGTACCGAAACGATCGCCAAAGCCGAGCCGACACGAATCGAGGCTTGGCGGGCACTGATGCCGAACTTGTCTTGAAACGCGGATGACACAACCTGCAGTACCGACAGCAGGGAGGTGAAACCAGCCATCACCAGCGAACCGAAGAACAGTGCACCAAAGAGTGGACCGCCGGGCATCTGGGAAACAATCGCGGGGAACGTGATGAATGAGAGTCCGACCCCAGTAATTCCTTCGAGCTCATCGATGCTGACGCCCTGCTGGAAGGCGAAGTAGCCGAGCGTCGCGAAGACACCGATGCCGGCAATGATCTCGAACGAGGAGTTAGCGAAAGCCACCACCAGTGCTGGCGCGGTGACGTTAGCGCGACGGCTGCGATATGAGGAGTACGTGATCATGATGCCGAACGCGATCGACAGCGAGAAGAAGATCTGGCTGTAGGCCGCAATCCAGACGCTCGGGTCGCCGAGTGCAGCCCAATCAGGGGTGAACAGGGCATCGAGACCGGTCATGGCGCCATCCAAGAACAGTGCGCGCACCACCAAGATCAGGAACGCGACGACCAGCAGCGGCAAGAAGATCAGGTTGGCGCGCTGCACGCCCTTCGCGATGCCCGAACCCAGGACGGCGAGCACGGCGACCCAGACGAGCACGAGCGGGATGAGAACGGCAGGCACGAACTGCGAGCTGAAGCCCGGTTCGGATGTTTGTAGAAACTCGGTGACGAAGAAGCCGGCAGTGTCATCGCCCCAGCGCAAATCAAAGCTGAAGGTGAAGTAGCTGGCGGCCCAGGCGACGACGGCCGCGTAGTAGACAGCGATGATGATGCAAATCCACACCTGGAACCAGCCCAGCGACTCCAACCACTTGCCGGCCTTGCCGCCCAGGCGACGGAAGGCGGTCGGTGATGATCCGCGAAAGCGGTGACCGATCGCATAGTCAAGGAACAGGATCGGGATGCCGGCCGTAACCAGTGCGATCAGGTACGGGATGAGGAACGCCCCACCACCGTTCTCGTACGCGACTCCGGGGAAGCGCCAAATGTTGCCCAGCCCCACGGCCGAGCCGATCGCCGACAGGATGAAACCGAGCTGGCCGCTCCACTGTTCACGCGGTCGCGAGGCGACCGATGCCTGTTGTCCCGATCCTTGGTGCGCCGACAAAGTTGCTCCTCTGCATGAAGGCCACCCGAAGGGCCGTCTGTGGGGCCATCCCGGAATTGTGGCCCGCTGCCCCTCACGGGGTGTTCTCACGTTAACACTCGGTCGTGCGGCGTTGCGACATGTGACGTGGGTAAGGCGCGCGAAAGAAGGGTGACTTTTGCTTCGCCCGCACAATGTGAAAAAACTACGGCTAGACGTAGTTACAGTTGCGCGGTACCCAACATAGAATCGGAAGATGAGCAGTTTCAGCGGCGAAGGCGCGCGGACGGGCATCCGTCGTGCTCGAAGTTTTGCGCTCGCCGCCACCGTTCTTGCGGCCCTTGTTGCGTGCAGCAGCACACCGGATGCCGCGGCACCAGCTGACCCGAATGACCAACGCCCCGTCGTGCTCACGACCTTTACTGTGCTCGCCGATATCGCCCAGAACGTGGCAGGCGAGCACCTTCGGGTGGAATCGATCACCAAGGTGGGTGCGGAGATTCACGGCTACCAGCCGACCCCCGGCGATATCGCCAAAGCGGCAGATGCTGATCTCATCCTTGACAACGGTCTCAACCTTGAGGCCTGGTTTGCGCAGTTCGTTGACGGTCTGGAGGTGCCGCACGTCGTGGTCTCTGAGGGTGTCGAGACGATCAACATTGCCGAGGATGCCTATGAGGGGTTGCCGAATCCGCACGCCTGGATGAGCCCACTCAACGCTCAAATCTATGTCGACAACATGGCTGCCGCCTTCGCCGAACTCGACCCCGACAATGCCGCCGATTTCGCCGCCAATGCCGAGGCATACAAGATCGAACTTCAGACAGTGAATGACGAACTCACCACCGAGCTTGCCACCCTCGCGCCCAACCAACGCGCACTCATCACCTGCGAGGGCGCCTTCTCCTACCTGGCTAGGGATGCCGGCCTCAGCGAGCACTACCTGTGGGCGGTGAACGCCGAACAACAGTCCACGCCCCGACAGGTCGCCGCCGTCATCGACTTCGTTCGCGACAACGATGTACCCGCCGTGTTCTGCGAGTCCACCGTCTCCGACCGCACCATGCAGCAAGTCGTCGAAGCAAGCGATGCAACCTTCGGCGGCACCCTCTACGTTGACTCGCTGTCGGCAGCGGATGGTCCGGTTCCGACTTACCTTGAGTTGCTGCGGCACGACGCACAACTCATCATCGACGGGCTGACGGGAGCCGGATCGTGACAGGAGAAGAGCCGACACCAGCGGCAGGGCAGACACCAGCGGCGGAGAACGCGGGAGCCGCGGCATCAAGGAGTGCGAGAGCCGCGGCATCCACACCGGCCATCAGTGTGCACAATGTCACGGTGCACTACGGCGACGTGCTTGCGCTCGACAACGTGAGCGTCACCGTTGCGGCGGGGCAGGTGTGTGGGCTGATTGGCGTGAATGGTTCGGGCAAGTCGACCCTGTTCAGGACGATCACGGGGATGATTCGCCCTGACCGTGGAACGGTCACACTGGCGGGTCAGGCACCCGCGCTCGCGCGAAAAGCAGGGGTGGTTGGCTATGTTCCGCAGAGTGAAGAGGTGGATTGGGCGTTCCCGATTTCAGTGCGCGATGTGGTCATGATGGGTCGCTACGGGCACATGGGCCCAACCCGGCGCCCGAAAGCTGCCGACCGCACTGCTGTCGATGAGGCTCTGGCGAGGGTCGACCTCACCGATCTTGCTGACCGCCAGATTGGTCAACTTTCGGGCGGTCAGAAGAAGCGTGCGTTCGTCGCTCGGGGCATTGCGCAGGGGGCGAGCATTCTGCTGCTGGATGAGCCATTCGCTGGTGTCGACAAGCGGTCAGAAGCAACCATCACCGCGGTGTTGCGCGAACTCGCCGCCGATGGGGCAACAGTGCTGGTGTCGACGCACGACCTAAATGCGCTGCCGAAGCTTGCCGATGAGGCGATCCTGCTGATGCGCAGCGTGCTGATGCATTCAACCCCTGCTGAGGTTTTGCAGCCCACCAATCTCGCCCGCGCTTTCGGTCTCGATGTTCTTCAGCAGGGTGACAGCGAATGAACCCGCTCGACTTTCTCCTCGAACCTCTCAGCTATGACTTTATCCAGCGGGCTATGGCGACCAGTGTGATTGCTGCGATCGTCTGCGCAGTGTTGTCGTGCTGGCTGGTGCTTGTTGGCTGGTCGCTCATGGGCGATGCTGTCTCGCACTCCGTGCTGCCCGGAGTTGTTCTCGCCTACGTGGTGGGGGCCCCTTTCGCCCTGGGGGCGCTCCTCTTCGGTTTCCTCGCCGTCGGCCTCATCGGGGCGGTAAGAAACACCAGTCGAATCAAAGAGGATGCCGCAATTGGCATCGTCTTTACGACCCTGTTCGCGCTAGGGCTCGTACTCATCTCGGTGATCCCCTCGCAGACCGACCTCAACCACATCATCTTCGGCAACCTCCTCGGCGTTTCCTGGGCCGACCTCCTGCAGGTGGTGATCTTGGGTGTTGTCACCTTCACTATTCTCATCGTCAAGCGCCGCGATTTCACCCTCTACGCTTTCGATGCAACCCACGCTCACGCCATTGGCCTCAACCCCAAAGTGCTCGGCGCTGCCCTGCTCGGACTGCTTGCGCTCACCTCGGTGGTCGCACTCCAAGCTGTGGGGGTTGTGCTGGTCGTGGCGATGCTCATCATCCCGGGTGCCACCGCGTACCTGCTCACTGACCGGTTCTCACGGATGCTCGTGATCGCTCCCGCACTGTCGGCGCTCGCAGCAATCACCGGGCTCTACCTCAGCTACTATCTCGACACGGCATCCGGCGGCATGATCGTGCTCGTCGAGGGTGCCGTCTTTGCGCTGGTGTATTTGTTCAGTCCGCGCCACGGACTCATTGGCAAACGGGTTGGTGCCCAACGACGTCGACGGATGCTCGCAGCACGGTAGTTGCCGAATCTGAAAGATAGGTTAGGCTTACCTTATCAATTCGAAGGAAGTCGGATGACCGTTGCACGCCACACTCAATCGGTGGGAAACCCACACCGGGGTAGTGCCGACCCAACTTCAGACAGCTGAGTCAACGCACAACCATGACTGTTCAGACTGAATTCGCCGCGCTAAGCCTCACCCGTGGAGTGCCACACCACGTTGCGTTGGTTACGGATGACGGCGAGCTAACCTACGACGACATTCGAGGGCGTGTAGAAGCCCGACGAGATGAGCTGGGGTCCACGCGACGATTGGTAATGATCGAAGCCGCCATGACGGTGGAGCCTGTCATCACCTACCTCGCGTCCCTCGAGGCTGGGCATCCGGTGTTGCTGGTTGAACCAGCCAGCACTACGAACGGACAAGCGTCTCGTGCACGAATCGAATCACTGGTGAGCCGGTTCGACCCTGACGTGATCGCTGTGGCGGAGGGTGACCACTGGGGTCTCAACGAAACACGAACCGGCACGCGGCATGAGCTTCATCCGGACCTCGCGATGCTGGCAACGACATCCGGGTCGACGGGGTCACCTAAAGTGGTGCGTCTTTCGCGCGAAAATCTGCTGTCGAATGCTTCTGCTATTTCTCAGTACCTCGAACTCGACGTTGCCGACCGAGCCATGACTACGCTGCCTTTGCACTACTGCTACGGGCTGTCGGTACTCAACAGTCATCTCTTCGCCGGGGCATCTGTGCGCCTGAGTTCGCGCTCTGTCCTCGACTCAGAACTGTGGAACGACTTTGAGGCGGCACAGGCAACATCATTTGCTGGAGTCCCGCACACCTTCGAGCTACTCGAAAAAACTGACTTTGCCACGCGCGATTTGTCATCCTTGCGCTACATAACGCAGGCGGGAGGAAGGCTCGATCCGGAACGGGCTCGGCGATTCATCCAACTTGGTCACCACCGCGGCTTCGATTTCATCACGATGTATGGACAAACTGAAGCGA harbors:
- a CDS encoding response regulator transcription factor, with the translated sequence MTKILVVEDDTAMGALVQQGLEGEGYTVTLVTNGMDALIAATSDDFSAAAIDVMLPEMSGFEICRHLREQGNPLPVLLLTARDAVEDRVLGLDSGADDYLTKPFAFAELAARIRALVRRDSSTPKASRKIGQLVLDAATVRATASGAPLPMSSKEFALLWMLSARTGETLTRADILHEVWGTTAHIDANVVDQYVSYLRRKLDPHTSGVVITTVRGVGYSLAEVE
- a CDS encoding SPFH domain-containing protein is translated as MELFATGGIVLLIGIAVVVLVVLLLVLLLIARAWFKVARADEALVVSGRSQKDSTGRDSAVTVIVNGKALVNPITQRHETISLRSRQVSMTAEAQSADNVTLQVEAVAIVKIGSDPMLVRRAAERFASQDKAIEQFTTEQLEGALRGVVATLSVVELMRERKKFSDQIATDVSTELSEQGLILDSFQIKGIGDKVGYIQSLGTPQIESKRREAELATADANREISKRNITVAEANLIEQTALDKNTADSKAEVGKANAEAEQAEALARARAEQGVLQQRAENRQAELDADVKRLADANLYKAQKDADSDAYRLVKGAEAQAQIAAVEAEAVRVRAAADADAVRLSGEARAASIEAEAAALAKHQDALLAQRALESLPLVMEQWAKGYGQIGSVTVIGGSGSSAADTIGNESAIALRSSFESIKAATGLDLASIIQGRAVGQAVGEGARGGSAESSVDASLAHVANSGTEAAHTPAPTAADSAAQESDTAN
- a CDS encoding methionine/alanine import family NSS transporter small subunit, producing the protein MSGIAIIFFVVAAVLVWGGLIASIVFLARKPQVENYPEGSELVSDND
- a CDS encoding sodium-dependent transporter, producing MSAHQGSGQQASVASRPREQWSGQLGFILSAIGSAVGLGNIWRFPGVAYENGGGAFLIPYLIALVTAGIPILFLDYAIGHRFRGSSPTAFRRLGGKAGKWLESLGWFQVWICIIIAVYYAAVVAWAASYFTFSFDLRWGDDTAGFFVTEFLQTSEPGFSSQFVPAVLIPLVLVWVAVLAVLGSGIAKGVQRANLIFLPLLVVAFLILVVRALFLDGAMTGLDALFTPDWAALGDPSVWIAAYSQIFFSLSIAFGIMITYSSYRSRRANVTAPALVVAFANSSFEIIAGIGVFATLGYFAFQQGVSIDELEGITGVGLSFITFPAIVSQMPGGPLFGALFFGSLVMAGFTSLLSVLQVVSSAFQDKFGISARQASIRVGSALAIVSVLLFSTTTGLITLDTVDQWANNVGIVVAAIAATILVIWVFRKGPELAAHLNAVSTFKVGRVWQLLVGVLAPVVLLYMLIQRIIVLVTEGYEGYPLWYLAVAGWGTIAVILIGAISMTALRWKHDPDEFTPWPSAEALKELKK
- a CDS encoding metal ABC transporter substrate-binding protein; translation: MSSFSGEGARTGIRRARSFALAATVLAALVACSSTPDAAAPADPNDQRPVVLTTFTVLADIAQNVAGEHLRVESITKVGAEIHGYQPTPGDIAKAADADLILDNGLNLEAWFAQFVDGLEVPHVVVSEGVETINIAEDAYEGLPNPHAWMSPLNAQIYVDNMAAAFAELDPDNAADFAANAEAYKIELQTVNDELTTELATLAPNQRALITCEGAFSYLARDAGLSEHYLWAVNAEQQSTPRQVAAVIDFVRDNDVPAVFCESTVSDRTMQQVVEASDATFGGTLYVDSLSAADGPVPTYLELLRHDAQLIIDGLTGAGS
- a CDS encoding ABC transporter ATP-binding protein, with the translated sequence MSVHNVTVHYGDVLALDNVSVTVAAGQVCGLIGVNGSGKSTLFRTITGMIRPDRGTVTLAGQAPALARKAGVVGYVPQSEEVDWAFPISVRDVVMMGRYGHMGPTRRPKAADRTAVDEALARVDLTDLADRQIGQLSGGQKKRAFVARGIAQGASILLLDEPFAGVDKRSEATITAVLRELAADGATVLVSTHDLNALPKLADEAILLMRSVLMHSTPAEVLQPTNLARAFGLDVLQQGDSE
- a CDS encoding metal ABC transporter permease, which encodes MNPLDFLLEPLSYDFIQRAMATSVIAAIVCAVLSCWLVLVGWSLMGDAVSHSVLPGVVLAYVVGAPFALGALLFGFLAVGLIGAVRNTSRIKEDAAIGIVFTTLFALGLVLISVIPSQTDLNHIIFGNLLGVSWADLLQVVILGVVTFTILIVKRRDFTLYAFDATHAHAIGLNPKVLGAALLGLLALTSVVALQAVGVVLVVAMLIIPGATAYLLTDRFSRMLVIAPALSALAAITGLYLSYYLDTASGGMIVLVEGAVFALVYLFSPRHGLIGKRVGAQRRRRMLAAR